In the genome of Terriglobia bacterium, the window CGAGCGGAAGTTCGGCTTCCCTTCGGTCGCCGCGGAGATCCTGCGCGACGCGCGGCCGAAGGCCGCGCCCCCCGCCAAGTCCGGGACGAAGCGTCCGCGCGGAGCGAGTCCCGGCTCGAGCCCCGGCTAGGGCCACGCGTTCCGCTCAAGCGTCGTACTCGTTGAGCTTGAGGAAGAGGAGCACGTAAACGCCGACGCCGGACTGGACCACCGTCGCGACGACCAGCCATCGCGGGTACCATCCGTCGACGATCAGCGACGCCGCGACCAAAGTGACCACCGCCAGCTTGGAGCGGAGCGACGCGTCCGGGTTCGCGAGGTAGAGGATCCCGAGGAAGACGGCCGCGACGACGGCGATGACGTGATAGGGCATCCGTTTCGAGCCCCACCGCCCGTTTATTGCTTACGGTATCGCCCCCTCGGGCACGTCCCAGCGGTAGAGTTCCACGGCGAGGCGCCCGATCTTGACCGCCGGGTCTTCGGCCACGAGCGCCTTGAGGTGCTCGGGGTCATCCGTGCGGAACACGAGGATCCCGCGCAGCGGACCGTCCTCGTCGAGGGGTCCGGCCGCGGCGAGATCTCCGGTGCCCGCCATCTTCCGAATGTTGGCCATGTGGCCCCGCTGGATCTCCTCGATCTTCTCCTCGGAGAGCTGAGGAGCGTTCGGCGGCCGTCTCAGGAACCCGATCCAGCAGGCGGACAGGCGCGCGATATCGGAGGCCCTGCCGAACGCGTCCTTCAGGGCCCACCACGGGTGGATCTCGGGGACGACCCTCCCGGCCAGCACCCACGGGTCGTCCTTCAGGATCGCCGCGGCCTCCTCCCCAGAACCGGCATCGAGCACGAAGACGCTCTCGAGGTCGCCGGCACGCTCCACCGGCCCGGAGACGACGACCTTCCCCTGCTCGTGGACGCGCTTGAGCCAGGCGAGATAGGCCTCCTGCTTCGCCTGGATTTCCCGCTCGTCCATGTAGGACCGGCTCGGCCCCTTCCGAAGCAGCACGAGACGGTAGAGCTTCATGGCGGGCGCCGGCGGAGCCTTGTCCTCCGCCCACGCCGGCAGGAGGACGGTCGCCCCGAGGATCGCGAGGAGCAACAGGGAGGCTCGCGCCATCGATTTCGACATCGTGGCCATCTTAGGGTGGATCGACCGGAGCACGCAACGGGCGGCGCGGGTTCGGGCGGGAGGATAGACTGGTCGTGCGGGCCGGAAGCCCGCGAGGGGGATGGGGTCCGATGGCGCAGCGAATTCATCGTGCGACCTTCACCGCGATCGCCGCCACGATGCTCGTGCTCGCGGCAGCGTCGCCCGCCGCGGCCCGGGTCGACGTGACCCTCGACGCCGGATCGCTCAACCGGCTTCTCTCCGCGATGGCGCCGCAGCAAGTGCGCGTGCCGCTGAGCGAGGGGCGTGGAGTGACCCTGGAGATCCGGGATTTCAAGGTCGACGGCTTCGACCCCACCGAGGGGGAGAAGCAGGAAGGGTTCGTCCTGACCTCGCTCAAGCTCAAAGTCCCGGAGTTGGGACTCGATCTCCCGCTCTCGCCGAGGCTCTCCCTCCAGGTGGGCGAGAAGAACGGGAAGAAGTTCGCCGCCCTCCGATTCGAGAGGGTCCAGCTGCCGCTTCCGATCACGGGCTCGGTGGACGTTGCGCCGCTCCTCCCGGTCCTGGCGCTCCCCACCGACACCTCGTGGACGGTCGCCGCCCAGTCCGGCAACGTCCGCGTCCGCACCGTCCTCATCGAGGCGCGCATGGGGGCCAAGAACATCCGGTTGAGCTTCGACCTCGAGGCGGCTCCGGCTCCCTGAGAGCCCTCGGTCGAGTCTCGCCGCGGCGCGCCGGCCGGCGGTGCCGGGGCCCCTTTCGCGGCACGAGCGAAACGGGTACGCTGTCCGCGAAACCCTGGAGAAATCCATGAAAGTCCTGATCCTCGGCGTCAACGGCTTCATCGGATCGCACGTCGTCGGACGGATCCTGAGGACCACCGCCTGGGAGGTGTACGGCCTCGACCTCGCCACTCACAAGATCGGCGAGTACCTGTCCGACCCTCGCTTCCACTTCGTCGAGGGAGACGTTTCGATCTCGAAGGAGTGGATCGAGTATCACGTCAAGAAGTGCGACGTGGTCCTGCCCCTCGTCGCCATCGCGACCCCGGCGGTCTACGTGAAGGACCCGCTCCGGGTCTTCGAGCTGGACTTCGAGGAGAATCTCCGGATCGTCCGGCAGTGCGTGAAGTACAGCAAGCGGGTGGTGTTCCCGTCCACCTCGGAGGTGTACGGCATGTGCCCCGACGGCGAGTTCGACGAGGAAGCCTCGAGCCTCGTCACGGGCCCGATCCCGATGCAGCGGTGGATCTACTCCACGTCGAAGCAGCTCCTCGACCGGGTGATCTGGGCGTACGGGTTTCGCGACGGCCTGCAGTTCACGCTGTTCCGCCCGTTCAACTGGATCGGACCGAAGCTCGACAGCCTCTACACCGCCAAGGAGGGATCGTCACGGGTGGTGACCCAGTTCATCTGGAACCTGATCCAGGGGGAGCCGCTCCGACTCGTGGACGGCGGCCAACAGCGTCGGTGCTTCATCTACGTGGACGACGCGATGGACGGCCTGATGGCGATCCTGAGGAACGAGGGGGGAAAGGCCGACGGCGGGATCTTCAACATCGGGAACCCGGCGCTCGACCACTCCATGCGCGAGGTCGCCGAGATGCTCCGCGACCTCTTCAGGGACCACAGGGAGCGGAAGGTCCCGCTCTCGGAGATCGTCGAGACCAGTAGCGCGAGCTTCTACGGCAAGGGGTACCAGGACGTGCTTCACCGCACCCCATCGATCCGCCGCATGCGGCAGGCGTTCGGATTCGAGCCTTCGATCGGCATGGAGGAGTCGCTCTCCCGAACGCTCGATTTCTTCCTCAAGGAGCACCGGGCGATGGAGCAGCGCCCGGACGGCGAGTGACGGGGGGGGAAGCGGTGCGGACCGAGGCGGCGCTCGCGCGGATCCTCGCCGAGCGGATTCTTGTGCTCGACGGGGCCATGGGAACGCTGATCCAGTCGCTCCGCCTGGGCGAAGAGGATTTCCGCGGCGACGCCTTCGCCGATCATCCCCTCGACCTCGAGGGTTGCAACGACGTTCTCTCCCTCACCCGCCCCGACGTCATCGAGGAGATCCACCTCGCGTACCTCGAGGCGGGCGCGGACGTCGTCGAGACCAATTCGTTCACCGCGACCGGGATCTCTCTTTCGGACTACGGTCTCGAGGGGCACGCGCGCGCCATCAACCGCGCGGCGGCGGAGGTGGCGGTGCGCGCGGCGCGGGCCGCGACGCGACGCACTCCGGACCGGCCCCGGTTCGCGGCGGGCTCCGTCGGGCCCACGAACCGGACCGCGTCGATCTCCCCGGACGTGAACGATCCGGGCTTCCGGGCGGTGAACTTCGACGGGTTCGTGGCGTCGTACGCGGAGGAGGTGCGCGGGCTCCTCGACGGCGGCGTCGACCTCCTGCTGGTCGAGACCGCCTTCGACACGCTGAACCTCAAGGCGGCGCTGTTCGCGGTGGAGCAGGTCTTCGAGGAGCGCGGCGCGAGGGTCCCCGTGATGGCCTCGTTCACCATCACCGACCGTAGCGGACGCACCCTCTCCGGCCAGACGGTCGAGGCGGCGTGGATCTCCGTCTCGAGCGCTCCGCTCCTCTCCGTGGGGCTCAACTGCGCGCTCGGCCCCGAGCAGATGCGTCCGTACCTCGAGGAGCTCCAGAGGGTCACGCCCCTCTACGTCAGCTGCCACCCGAACGCGGGCCTCCCCAACGAGTTCGGCGGGTACGACGAGACGCCGCAGAGGATGGCCGCGGTGCTCCGCGAATACGCCCTCGAGGGCTGGCTGAACGTGGTGGGCGGGTGCTGCGGGACCACGCCGGAGCACGTCCGCGCCATCGCGGACGCGGTGCGGGGGATCCCTCCCCGCCGGCGCGCCGAGCCGCGGCGCGCGACGTTCCTCTCCGGCCTCGAGCCGCTCGCCGTCCGCCCCGAGTCCAACTTCATCGTGATCGGCGAGCGCACCAACGTCGCCGGCTCGCGGCGATTCGCCAGGCTGATCCGCGCCGGGGACTACGAGGGCGCTCTCGACGTCGCGCGGGAGCAGGTGAGAGGCGGCGCGAACATCCTCGACGTGAACATGGACGAGGGACTGCTCGACGCCGAGAAGGCGATGACCGCGTTCCTCAGCCTCGTGGCGTCGGAGCCGGAGATCGCGCGCCTGCCCATCATGGTCGACTCCTCCCGGTTCTCGGTGATCGAGGCCGGCCTGAAGTGCCTACAGGGGAAGGGGCTCGTCAACTCCATCAGCCTGAAGGAAGGCGAGGAAGCGTTCCGCAAGCACGCCCGCCGCATCCGCCGGTACGGCGCGGCGGTGGTCGTGATGGCGTTCGACGAGGAGGGGCAGGCCGTCACCGCCGACCACAAGGTCGCCGTCGCCGAACGCGCTTACCGGATTCTCACCGCGGAGATCGGGTTCCCGCCGGAGGACGTCGTGTTCGACCCGGCGGTCCTCACGGTCGCCACCGGGATCGAGGAGCACGACACCTACGCCCTCGCGTTCTTCGAGGCGACCCGCCGGATCAAGGCGCGCTTCCCGGCGTGCCGGGTGTCGGGCGGCGTCAGCAACGTCTCGTTCGCCTTCCGGGGGAACGACGCGGTCCGCGAGGCGATGCACGCGGCGTTCCTCTACCACGCCATTCGCGCCGGGATGGACATGGGAATCGTCAACGCCGGGCAGCTGGCCGTCTACGACGAGATTCCCAAGGACCTCCTGGAGCGCGTGGAGGACGTCCTCCTGAACCGCCGTCCCGACGCCACCGAGCGGCTCGTCGCGCTCGCCGAGTCGGTGAAGGGGGGGGAGAAGGCGCCGGAACGGGACGAGGCCTGGCGGCGCGGCACCGTCGAGGAGCGCCTCTCCCACGCGCTCGTCCAGGGGATCGCGGACCACGTCGAGCAGGACGTGGAGGAGGCGCGCCTCGCCTCCCGGAGGCCGCTCGACGTGATCGAGGGTCCGCTCATGGCCGGAATGGGTGTGGTGGGCGACCTCTTCGGTGCGGGGAAGATGTTCCTGCCCCAGGTGGTCAAGAGCGCCCGGGTCATGAAGAAGGCGGTGGCCTGCCTGCTGCCGTACATGGAGGCGGAGCGCCGCGCCGGAGGGGAGGGCGCCGCCGCGCGGAAGAAGATCGTGATGGCCACGGTGAAGGGGGACGTCCACGACATCGGCAAGAACATCGTCGGCGTGGTCCTGGCCTGCAACAACTACGACGTGCTGGACCTCGGCGTGATGGCGCCGGCGGAAAGGATCCTGGGGAAGGCTCGGGAGGAGGGAGCGGACTGCATCGGCCTCTCGGGGCTCATCACCCCGTCCCTCGACGAGATGGTCCACGTCGCGCGGGAGATGGAGCGGCGCGGGCTCGCGCTCCCCCTCCTGATCGGCGGCGCGACCACGAGCCCGAAGCACACCGCGGTCAGGATCGCTCCCGAATACTCCGGCCCGGTGGTCCACGTGAAGGACGCGTCCCGCGCCGCGGACGTCGTCGGCTCGCTCCTCAACGCCGAGCAGCGAGGGACGTTCGTCGAGCGGGTCCGGGGGGAGCAGGAGGCCGCGCGCCAGGCGTTCGCGAAGCGCGAGGAGACGCCTCTCGTCCCGTATGCCGCCGCGGCCGCCCGCGGGCCCGCGCTCGGGTGGGACCGGTCGGCGATCGCGGAGCCCTCGTTCGTCGGCACCCTCGTCCTCGACGATGTACCGCTCGGGGAGCTGGTCCCTTACATCGACTGGACCCCGTTCTTCCACGCCTGGGAGCTGAAGGGCGTCTACCCGCGGATCCTGGACGACCCGAGGTTCGGCGCGGCGGCGCGGGAGCTTCACGTCGCCGCCCGGAAGCTCCTCGACCGGATCGTCGACGCCCGTTCGCTCCGCGCCCGCGGGGTCTGGGGGTTCTTCCCGGCGAACTCCGACGGCGACGACGTCGTCGTGTTCGAGGATCCCTCGCGCTCCCGCGAGCGCCTGCGGCTCCACATGCTGCGGCAGCAGCATTTGGCGGCCGACGGGAAGCCGTTCCTGAGTCTCGCGGACTTCGTCGCCCCGTTGTCGTCCGGCCTCCCCGACCACGTGGGCGCCTTCGCCGTCACCGCGGGGGTCGGGATCGAGCCCCTCGTCGAGAGCTTCGAGCGCGATCACGACGACTACCAGGCGATCATGACCAAGGCGCTCGCCGACCGGCTCGCCGAGGCGTTCGCGGAGATGCTGCACGCCCGCGCCCGGCGCGAGTGGGGGTACGGAAGGGACGAGAGCTTCGTGACGGAGGACCTGCTCAAGGAGCGGTACCGCGGGATCCGCCCCGCCCCCGGGTACCCCGCGTGCCCCGACCACTCCGAGAAGGCCGCTCTGTGGAGGCTCCTCGATGCCGAGCGCGCGACGGGCATCCGCCTGACCGAGACCTTCGCCATGCACCCCGCGGCCTCGGTGAGCGGCCTCTACCTCGCCCACCCCGACGCCCGCTACTTCAGCGTGGGGAGGATCGGCCACGATCAGCTGGCGAGCTACGCCGCGCGCAAGGGAGTCACGGTCGAGGAAGCGTCGAGGTGGCTGGCGCAGAACCTGGCGGACGAACCGGGCTCGTAGGCGGGCGCGATCAGCCCGTGACGTCCGTCGGCTCGCACTGCACGTCGGTCTTGACCGAGCTGGCGATGAAGCACTGCTCGTGGGCCTCGCGGTGCATCGCTTCGTGCCGGGACGGCGACGGCCGATGCTCCCCGTCGAACGTCACGGCGGGTCGCAGCGTGACCCGGGTCACCGCGAGCTTGCCGTCGGCATCCCGCGCCACGATCCCGCTCGCCTCGTCGCGGTACCTCTCGACCACGAACCCGTTCCTCGCCGCGATCGAGAGGAACCAGAGCATGTGGCAGCTGGACAGTGCCGCGACGAACGCCTCCTCCGGGCCGACGGCGGCCGCGACCGACATCGGGACCGGAACGACCTCAGGGGAAGCCGACGCCGGGACCTCGAGCCCGCCGTCGAAGCTCCAGCGGTGTTCCCGGCTGTACCGGTTGTCCGTGAACGCGGCCTTGTCGCGTTGCCAGGAGATCACGGCCGTGTAGCGGCTCATCCCGTGGCTCCGTCGTCTCGCGGAATGCGAGCGGAATCCGTCCCGACGATCTTGCCACCAACCTGCGGGCGCGCAAGGGAACGGGACCCGGACGTCACGTCGTCCGCCACGGCTCGGGATCCATGGGCGACTCTTGCAGCATTCCCCGCGCGGCGGGAGCGGAAGAACCGACGAGCCCGGCGCCGCGCCCCCCGGTGAGCGCGGGCGCCGGATCGTCGGGACTTCCCCGAGGCCAGGTATCAGGGACCTCCGGCGCCGCCGTCACACCAGCGCGGATTCTCGGCGCACAGCGCGCACTGCGTGATCGCGAGCCGGCAGACCCTCTCTTGCCTTTCGTCTTTCTGCGGCGAAACGATGATTCTCATCGCTGCCTCCTTCCCTCGCCCCGGCGTGATAAGCGGCCACTCTTGGCCGCGATCCCCGTCGGCGGGCTCCGCGGTACCGGGAACGCGCGGCGCGCGCCTCATGGGGCGAAGCTGTCCCGACAGGGTACGCCACCCGAGCGGGAATGGGAACACCTCAGGGATGCGCTGCCGCGTTGGGCCGCGGCTCCGCCTTCCGTCGCCACTCCGCCGCTTTCTCCGGTCGACCGAGCTTGTCGTAGACCTCGGCCAGGGACCCGCGGACGTCCGTGACCCTCGGGTTGTCGGCACCGAAGATCCTGGTCAGGAGCGACTCGGCTTCGACCAGCACCGGCTCCGCCTCGCTCGGACGTCCCCGATCCATGAGGCACGCTCCCAGGGAGCGGAGGGCGAGCCCCAGGGTGGGCGTGTCGGGGGGCGCGAACTTCCGGCTGAGCTCCACGGTGCGATTCAGGAACGCCTCCTGCTCCACGCACCGTCCGGTCTTGGCGTAGAAGGTCGCGAGGTTCGACATCGAGATGAGCGTCGTGAGGGTCTCGGCGCCGAAGATGCGACGGGAGGCTTCGTACGCCTCCCGGTAGAGCGGCTCCGCTTGGGCCGTGTTCCCCAGGCGGCGCTCGACCATGGCGAGGTTGTTGACGTAGTTGAGCGTTTCCTTGTGCTCGTTGCCCAGGACGCGGCGGGCGCGGGCGAGCGCGTCGCCGGTGACGCGCTCGGCATCCTTGAGCCGGCCCTGCTCGAGGTAGACCTGGCCGAGATTGTTGAGGGTCCCGAGGACGATCGGCGCGTCGTCCGTTCCGGACTTCTTCCGCTCCAGATCGAGCAGCCGAAGGTAGGTCTTCTCCGCCTCCTCGAGGCGCCCCTGGTCCCCCGCGACCATCGCGGAGGTGTTCATCGCCGACAGCGTGACGTCGGCGTCCTCGCCGAGCCCCCGCGCGGCCACCTCGACGACCGGCCGGATCAGCTTGTCGGCCTCGTCGACGGCGCCGATGTTCGGGTGCTTGAGGCGCGCCAGGGCCTCGGACTCCCGCTGGAACATCCGGACCCGGTGCTCGTCCACGAACTGACCGCCGCGGACGACCTTGAGAGCGACGATGCGCCGGGGGGAGGCCTGCTCGGCCTCGTACACGGTCCCCATGCCGCCCTCGCCCAGGAGACCGAGGATTCGGTACGCGCCGATCGAAGCCGGGAGCGGACGTGCCGCCTGCGCCGGGAGCGGTCCGACGCCGAAGCCCGTCTTCGTTAACTGCGGATCGTCGGGGGTGTCGGCAGGACGGTCGCTCATCGGGGAGGAATCATAAGCTGGCCGGGCGCGCGGCACCACGACTCCCTGGCCCTCTTCGAGAAACGCGTGCGCGCGTACCGGGGGATCGGCCACGCCAGCAACGAGACGATGTTCCCGGACGGTCCGCCGCACGATGAGGCGGGCGTGGCGGCGACTCGAGCGTCGCCTCGGCACCGTCGACGGCGACGTCCGGGGCGGAGCCGATAGCGGCCGAGGAGCACCCGAAGCCGAGCGGTGGCGTCGCCACGCCGACGATGGACTTGACAGGTCGATCCCCATCAGAATGGGGCTTGGGATTTCGTGTAAAACGCCGTGGAGGACGGTGCGCGTGAAACGCGACGTTCGCATCATCGCGTTACTCGTCCTGGCCGTAGGGATCGTCTATGCGCAGGTCGGCCACCACGAGTTCGGCCAGTCGGACGACGCGGAGTACGTCACCCAGAACCCACACGTCCGGGCGGGCCTCACGTGGGAAGGCGTCCGGTGGGCGTTCACGACCGGCGCAGCCGGCAACTGGCATCCCGTGACGTGGCTCTCCCACATGCTCGACAGCCAGCTCTTCGGTGTCGAAGGCCGCGTCCTGGGAATCGCGAGCGCGGGCTGGCACCACCTCGTGAGCGCTGTCCTCCACGCGCTCAACGCCGCCCTTCTCTATCTCGTCTTCCGCCGGATGACGGGCGCCCCCTGGCGGAGCGCCGTCGTGGCGGGGCTCTTCGCGCTGCATCCGGCGCACGTGGAATCGGTGGCGTGGGCGGCGGAGCGCAAGGACGTCCTGAGCGCCTTCTTCGGGATCCTCGCGATCGGGGCGTACGCGTGGTATGCGCGCCGGCCGGGAATTCCGCGGTACCTGGCGGTCGTGCTCCTCACGATCCTCGGGGTCATGGCCAAGCCGATGCTCGTGACGCTGCCGCTGTTGCTCCTCCTCATGGATGTGTGGCCGCTCGAGCGCTTGCGGGAGCCGACGGCGCGCGACGTGGCGAGGTTGCTCCTCGAGAAGCTCCCGCTCCTCGTGCTCGCGATCGCGTCGAGCCTCGTCACCCTAAGGGTGCAGCGGAGCGCGGGGATGATGGCGCCGGCCGGGTCGCTTCCGCTCCTGCTCCGTTTCGAGAACGCTCTCGTGTCGTACGTCGCCTATGTCAGGACGGCCGTCTGGCCGACCGGTCTGAGCGCGTTCTACCCGTACCCGTACGAGATTCCTCTGTGGAAGGGAACGGGTGCGGCCGTGTTGCTCCTGGCGGCGACGGCGCTGGTGCTCCGGACGCGGCGCCGGTACCTCGCCGTGGGGTGGCTCTGGTACGTCGGAATGCTCGTGCCGGTCATCGGCATCGTGCCGGTGGGGCTCCAGTCGATGGCCGATCGGTACACGTATCTCCCGTTCGTCGGCCTGTTCGTGATGGCGGTCTGGGGTGCGGCGGAGCTGGCGCCGCGGTGGCGCGTCGGACCGAGCGTTCTCGCCGCGGTGGCGTGCGCGACCCTCCTGGGCTGCATCTCGCTCGCGCACCGCCAGGCCGGGTACTGGCGCGATCCCGTGACCCTCTACGCCCATGCCGCGGAGGTGACTCCGAACAACGAGTACGTGCGGAACGTGTTGGCCCGCGCGCTCGCGGCGCAGAAGGAGAAGGAGAGCCTGGAGGGTCTGCGCGACGCTCTGCGCGGTCATCCGCGGGATGCCCACGACCACATCGAGCTCGGTCGCGCCCACCTGGGCCTGGGGCAGGTGGACGAGGCCGTCGCG includes:
- a CDS encoding bifunctional UDP-4-keto-pentose/UDP-xylose synthase, with amino-acid sequence MKVLILGVNGFIGSHVVGRILRTTAWEVYGLDLATHKIGEYLSDPRFHFVEGDVSISKEWIEYHVKKCDVVLPLVAIATPAVYVKDPLRVFELDFEENLRIVRQCVKYSKRVVFPSTSEVYGMCPDGEFDEEASSLVTGPIPMQRWIYSTSKQLLDRVIWAYGFRDGLQFTLFRPFNWIGPKLDSLYTAKEGSSRVVTQFIWNLIQGEPLRLVDGGQQRRCFIYVDDAMDGLMAILRNEGGKADGGIFNIGNPALDHSMREVAEMLRDLFRDHRERKVPLSEIVETSSASFYGKGYQDVLHRTPSIRRMRQAFGFEPSIGMEESLSRTLDFFLKEHRAMEQRPDGE
- the metH gene encoding methionine synthase — protein: MRTEAALARILAERILVLDGAMGTLIQSLRLGEEDFRGDAFADHPLDLEGCNDVLSLTRPDVIEEIHLAYLEAGADVVETNSFTATGISLSDYGLEGHARAINRAAAEVAVRAARAATRRTPDRPRFAAGSVGPTNRTASISPDVNDPGFRAVNFDGFVASYAEEVRGLLDGGVDLLLVETAFDTLNLKAALFAVEQVFEERGARVPVMASFTITDRSGRTLSGQTVEAAWISVSSAPLLSVGLNCALGPEQMRPYLEELQRVTPLYVSCHPNAGLPNEFGGYDETPQRMAAVLREYALEGWLNVVGGCCGTTPEHVRAIADAVRGIPPRRRAEPRRATFLSGLEPLAVRPESNFIVIGERTNVAGSRRFARLIRAGDYEGALDVAREQVRGGANILDVNMDEGLLDAEKAMTAFLSLVASEPEIARLPIMVDSSRFSVIEAGLKCLQGKGLVNSISLKEGEEAFRKHARRIRRYGAAVVVMAFDEEGQAVTADHKVAVAERAYRILTAEIGFPPEDVVFDPAVLTVATGIEEHDTYALAFFEATRRIKARFPACRVSGGVSNVSFAFRGNDAVREAMHAAFLYHAIRAGMDMGIVNAGQLAVYDEIPKDLLERVEDVLLNRRPDATERLVALAESVKGGEKAPERDEAWRRGTVEERLSHALVQGIADHVEQDVEEARLASRRPLDVIEGPLMAGMGVVGDLFGAGKMFLPQVVKSARVMKKAVACLLPYMEAERRAGGEGAAARKKIVMATVKGDVHDIGKNIVGVVLACNNYDVLDLGVMAPAERILGKAREEGADCIGLSGLITPSLDEMVHVAREMERRGLALPLLIGGATTSPKHTAVRIAPEYSGPVVHVKDASRAADVVGSLLNAEQRGTFVERVRGEQEAARQAFAKREETPLVPYAAAAARGPALGWDRSAIAEPSFVGTLVLDDVPLGELVPYIDWTPFFHAWELKGVYPRILDDPRFGAAARELHVAARKLLDRIVDARSLRARGVWGFFPANSDGDDVVVFEDPSRSRERLRLHMLRQQHLAADGKPFLSLADFVAPLSSGLPDHVGAFAVTAGVGIEPLVESFERDHDDYQAIMTKALADRLAEAFAEMLHARARREWGYGRDESFVTEDLLKERYRGIRPAPGYPACPDHSEKAALWRLLDAERATGIRLTETFAMHPAASVSGLYLAHPDARYFSVGRIGHDQLASYAARKGVTVEEASRWLAQNLADEPGS
- a CDS encoding OsmC family protein → MSRYTAVISWQRDKAAFTDNRYSREHRWSFDGGLEVPASASPEVVPVPMSVAAAVGPEEAFVAALSSCHMLWFLSIAARNGFVVERYRDEASGIVARDADGKLAVTRVTLRPAVTFDGEHRPSPSRHEAMHREAHEQCFIASSVKTDVQCEPTDVTG
- a CDS encoding tetratricopeptide repeat protein, translating into MSDRPADTPDDPQLTKTGFGVGPLPAQAARPLPASIGAYRILGLLGEGGMGTVYEAEQASPRRIVALKVVRGGQFVDEHRVRMFQRESEALARLKHPNIGAVDEADKLIRPVVEVAARGLGEDADVTLSAMNTSAMVAGDQGRLEEAEKTYLRLLDLERKKSGTDDAPIVLGTLNNLGQVYLEQGRLKDAERVTGDALARARRVLGNEHKETLNYVNNLAMVERRLGNTAQAEPLYREAYEASRRIFGAETLTTLISMSNLATFYAKTGRCVEQEAFLNRTVELSRKFAPPDTPTLGLALRSLGACLMDRGRPSEAEPVLVEAESLLTRIFGADNPRVTDVRGSLAEVYDKLGRPEKAAEWRRKAEPRPNAAAHP
- a CDS encoding YciI family protein, with the translated sequence MARASLLLLAILGATVLLPAWAEDKAPPAPAMKLYRLVLLRKGPSRSYMDEREIQAKQEAYLAWLKRVHEQGKVVVSGPVERAGDLESVFVLDAGSGEEAAAILKDDPWVLAGRVVPEIHPWWALKDAFGRASDIARLSACWIGFLRRPPNAPQLSEEKIEEIQRGHMANIRKMAGTGDLAAAGPLDEDGPLRGILVFRTDDPEHLKALVAEDPAVKIGRLAVELYRWDVPEGAIP
- a CDS encoding tetratricopeptide repeat protein, whose product is MKRDVRIIALLVLAVGIVYAQVGHHEFGQSDDAEYVTQNPHVRAGLTWEGVRWAFTTGAAGNWHPVTWLSHMLDSQLFGVEGRVLGIASAGWHHLVSAVLHALNAALLYLVFRRMTGAPWRSAVVAGLFALHPAHVESVAWAAERKDVLSAFFGILAIGAYAWYARRPGIPRYLAVVLLTILGVMAKPMLVTLPLLLLLMDVWPLERLREPTARDVARLLLEKLPLLVLAIASSLVTLRVQRSAGMMAPAGSLPLLLRFENALVSYVAYVRTAVWPTGLSAFYPYPYEIPLWKGTGAAVLLLAATALVLRTRRRYLAVGWLWYVGMLVPVIGIVPVGLQSMADRYTYLPFVGLFVMAVWGAAELAPRWRVGPSVLAAVACATLLGCISLAHRQAGYWRDPVTLYAHAAEVTPNNEYVRNVLARALAAQKEKESLEGLRDALRGHPRDAHDHIELGRAHLGLGQVDEAVAQFEKAIEIDPGSVEGHGNLAVALASRRDYEGAAHQLREVLRLDAGSFDARFHLAGILEATGKREEAAGEYRKALEIAPGDFRARSNLATVLLEDGRLEEAIAEYREALKTRPESATLCFNLAQALERAEHYDEAIARYRDALRLDPRDTNSGGHLAALLAREGRFAEAAATAEAAARAATESGARESAGELRRRANRYRAGRQP